In Paralichthys olivaceus isolate ysfri-2021 chromosome 13, ASM2471397v2, whole genome shotgun sequence, the following are encoded in one genomic region:
- the setdb1b gene encoding histone-lysine N-methyltransferase SETDB1-B isoform X1 has translation MESSERMEVEGWDPSLEEELGVSLDELKKWIEEAVEKSEIVQKKKAQLTELKKWVEQKEKEEAITEVLLKDTNKSLLECEKLVKATYQKSGLVYRESSSDDEGSGGGVLSSEVIEIDDDDDDDVIAVGCLVPPKKPGTPGKDQALKEVSAALQKTSQQVQKLFHTVNKPLSSVSMVRPPGQLPSQSGIQSAVPAVFVSQVPSQSITQPNPNVTEDELRVGMNILGKKRTKTWHKGALVAINPVGNGIFKYKVKFDKGKSLLSGNHVAFEYNPTLESLYVGARVVAKYKDGNLVWLYAGIVAEMPNNKNQRRFLIFFDDGYASYVNLPDLYPVCRPLKRTWEDIEDASCRDFIEEYITAYPSRPMVLLKVNQIIKTEWEGTWWKSKVEDVDGSLVKILFLDDKRSEWIYRGSTRLEPMFNLKMTTANTQEKKLAGQQRTRPNMGALRSKGPVVQYTSDGHVGASPVKAPQATLSPPSLTPQLQQRPQLPQPQPIQPTQQTQSIQQTQPIQITQTTQQTQPTQPIQPTLQSPHPAQSPRLDNKHQMAKKSTSPFVPGVGGTHASKVMQSLSQNLSIPSAGRTLIAPNTPTPTFAQAFQRQVLSVTPVSPPMIHAVATIPQQPSYRAPTDRIFYMAHTCQPACLNRVRPTKPDLHSGKNPLLTPLLYDFRRMTGRRKVNRKMSFHVIYKAPCGLCLRNMAEIQHYLFQTRCDFIFLEMFCLDPYVLVDRPFQPQRPFYYIPDITGGREDIPLSCVNEIDSTPPPKVDYSKERIPEDGVFINTSADFLVGCECTDGCRDKSKCSCHQLTLQATGCTPGGQINTNAGFSYKRLEECLPTGIYECNKRCKCCASMCTNRLVQHGLQVRLQLFKTQNKGWGIRCLDDVAKGSFVCIYAGKILTDDFADKEGLEMGDEYFANLDHIESVENFKEGYESEAHCSDSEGSGVDVSRIKIQPSALASSNAVGPGKGESKSSAQSPSSSGESNEEDEKDSKSEDESDSSDDTFVKDNYFSSSSVWRSYTTRGQVKGNKEGSQDSKDGLSASVKGTDEQKPPSMPEETGKSKVASWLTSQGLKRDSGDNKSQVKPDTGKKQDVMTLSDSDDVQTISSGSEDKEREKVTPGVTKKQVAVKSTRGIALKTSHGMMVKTGAPGGGGGPGGQGGKAGQHGQTVGGGDNSHRNTRLFFDGEESCYIIDAKLEGNLGRYLNHSCSPNLFVQNVFVDTHDLRFPWVAFFASKRIRAGTELTWDYNYEVGSVEGKVLLCCCGSTECRGRLL, from the exons ATGGAAAGCAGCGAGAG GATGGAGGTGGAGGGTTGGGACCCCAGTCTGGAGGAAGAACTTGGCGTTTCTCTGGACGAGTTGAAGAAGTGGATTGAAGAGGCTGTGGAGAAGAGCGAGATCGTGCAGAAGAAAAAGGCTCAGCTGACAGAGCTGAAAAAATGGGTGGAgcaaaaagagaaggaggaggcaaTAACGGAGGTACTTCTCAAAGACACCAACAA GTCCTTATTGGAGTGTGAGAAGCTGGTGAAGGCGACCTACCAAAAGAGTGGTCTTGTTTATCGGGAGAGCAGCTCAGACGATGAGGGTAGTGGAGGAGGGGTGTTGTCCTCGGAGGTCATTGAAAtagatgatgacgatgatgatgatgtcattgctGTTGGCTGCT TGGTTCCACCAAAGAAACCTGGGACTCCTGGCAAAGATCAGGCG TTAAAAGAGGTGTCTGCAGCTCTACAGAAAACCTCTCAGCAGGTGCAGAAGTTGTTCCATACAGTAAACAAGCCTTTGTCAAGTGTTTCTATGGTGCGACCCCCAGGACAGCTTCCATCCCAGTCAg GTATTCAGAGTGCGGTGCCAGCAGTGTTTGTATCACAGGTTCCATCTCAGTCCATAACCCAGCCCAACCCAAACGTGACAGAGGATGAGCTTCGAGTCGGGATGAACATTCTGGGAAAGAAACGCACCAAGACGTGGCACAAAGGTGCCCTCGTCGCTATCAACCCTGTCG GAAACGGtatatttaagtataaagtcAAGTTTGATAAAGGAAAGAGTCTGCTGTCTGGAAATCATGTGGCTTTCGAATATAACCCTACACTGGAGAGTTTGTATGTCGGAGCCCGTGTAGTCGCCAAGTATAAGGACGGCAACCTAGTGTGGCTTTATGCTGGAATCGTAGCAGAGATGCCCAACAATAAGAACCAAAGGAG gtttttgatattttttgatGATGGCTATGCTTCGTATGTGAATCTACCCGATCTCTACCCTGTCTGTCGACCAT TAAAGCGTACTTGGGAAGACATAGAGGATGCATCGTGTCGAGACTTCATCGAGGAGTACATCACAGCTTATCCCAGCAGGCCGATGGTGCTGTTAAAAGTCAACCAGATCATCAAGACGGAGTGGGAGGGAACCTGGTGGAAGAGTAAAGTGGAGGACGTTGATGGCAGCTTGGTCAAGATCCTCTTCTTG GATGATAAGAGAAGTGAGTGGATCTATAGAGGGTCCACCAGGTTGGAGCCAATGTTCAACCTGAAGATGACCACAGCCAACACTCAGGAGAAGAAGCTGGCAGGCCAGCAGAGGACACGACCCAACATGG GAGCGTTGAGGAGCAAAGGCCCAGTAGTTCAATACACCAGTGACGGACATGTTGGAGCCTCTCCCGTCAAAGCCCCACAGGCCACACTGAGTCCGCCCTCGCTGACACCGCAACTTCAACAGCGTCCACAACTGCCACAGCCCCAGCCAATCCAACCAACCCAACAAACGCAATCAATCCAACAAACGCAACCAATCCAAATAACCCAAACAACCCAACAAACCCAACCAACTCAACCAATCCAACCAACCCTTCAGTCCCCACATCCTGCTCAGTCTCCACGCCTCGA caATAAACATCAGATGGCAAAGAAGAGCACTTCCCCGTTTGTCCCTGGTGTCGGAGGCACACATGCCTCCAAAGTCATGCAGTCGCTTTCCCAGAATCTCAGCATCCCGTCTGC TGGAAGAACACTGATTGCTCCAAATACTCCCACGCCCACATTCGCACAAGCGTTTCAGAGACAAGTGCTATCTGTCACTCCCGTCTCCCCTCCTATGATTCATGCGGTGGCCACTATCCCACAGCAGCCCTCGTATCGTGCCCCGACGGACCGCATCTTCTACATGGCTCACACGTGTCAGCCTGCCTGTCTCAATCGTGTCCGACCAACGAAACCAGACCTGCACAGTGGAAAGAACCCCCTCCTCACACCTTTATTGTATGATTTCAGACGCATGACAGGACGACGCAAAGTCAACCGCAAG ATGTCCTTCCATGTGATCTACAAGGCACCGTGTGGGCTTTGTCTGCGTAACATGGCAGAGATCCAACATTACCTCTTCCAGACACGCTGTGACTTTATATTCTTAGAGATGTTCTGTCTAGACCCCTACGTACTCGTGGACCGTCCCTTCCAGCCACAGAGGCCATTCTATTATATTCCAGACATCACAGGTGGAAGGGAGGACATTCCACTGTCCTGCGTCAATGAAATTGATTCCACTCCGCCTCCTAAAGTAGACTACA GTAAAGAACGTATTCCTGAAGATGGAGTATTTATCAACACCAGTGCAGACTTCCTGGTTGGGTGTGAATGCACCGACGGCTGTCGAGACAA ATCCAAATGCTCTTGCCACCAGCTGACCCTTCAGGCTACAGGTTGTACACCAGGCGGACAGATCAACACAAATGCTGGATTTTCGTACAAACGATTAGAGGAGTGCCTGCCCACAGG GATCTACGAGTGTAATAAGCGGTGCAAATGTTGTGCTTCGATGTGCACTAACCGACTTGTACAGCACGGCCTGCAGGTGCGTCTCCAGCTCTTTAAGACCCAGAACAAAGGCTGGGGCATCCGCTGTCTGGACGATGTGGCCAAGGGTTCTTTTGTCTGCATCTATGCTG GTAAAATCCTGACAGACGACTTTGCAGACAAAGAGGGTCTTGAAATGGGCGATGAGTATTTTGCCAATCTGGATCATATAGAGAGTGTGGAAAACTTTAAGGAGGGCTATGAGAGCGAGGCTCATTGTTCAGACAGCGAGGGAAGCGGTGTGGACGTTTCCAGGATAAAAATCCAGCCATCTGCTTTAGCATCATCCAATGCTGTGGGGCCCGGGAAGGGTGAGTCCAAATCCTCAG CCCAAAGCCCGAGCTCATCAGGAGAAAGCAATGAGGAAGATGAGAAAGACTCAAAGAGTGAAGATGAAAGTGACAGTTCGGACGACACGTTTGTGAAGGACAACTacttcagctccagctctgtgtGGAGGAGTTACACAACACGTGGTCAGGTCAAGGGCAACAAGGAAG GGAGTCAAGACAGTAAAGATGGATTGAGTGCGTCAGTCAAGGGAACCGATGAGCAGAAGCCACCGTCCATGCCCGAGGAGACGGGGAAAAGCAAAGTAGCTTCCTGGCTGACGAGCCAGGGGCTGAAGAGG GACTCTGGAGACAACAAGAG tCAAGTGAAGCCAGACACAGGGAAGAAGCAGGATGTGATGACTCTCTCAGACAGCGATGATGTTCAGACCATCAGCTCTGGATctgaagacaaagagagagaaaaagttaCTCCAG GTGTAACTAAGAAGCAGGTAGCAGTTAAATCCACCCGTGGCATCGCCCTGAAGACCAGCCATGGAATGATGGTGAAAACAGGTGCGCCTGGAGGTGGGGGAGGGCCAGGGGGTCAGGGAGGAAAAGCAGGGCAGCATGGACAGACTGTAGGAGGCGGGGACAacagtcacagaaacacacgcCTGTTCTTTGATGGTGAGGAGTCGTGTTACATCATTGACGCCAAGCTGGAGGGAAACCTCGGCCGATACCTGAAC CACAGCTGTAGTCCAAACCTCTTTGTCCAGAATGTGTTTGTGGACACACATGATTTGCGATTCCCGTGGGTGGCGTTCTTTGCCAGCAA GCGAATCCGGGCCGGGACAGAACTGACCTGGGATTACAACTACGAGGTTGGCAGTGTGGAGGGTAaagttctgctctgctgctgcggATCCACGGAGTGCAGAGGAAGGTTGCTTTAA
- the setdb1b gene encoding histone-lysine N-methyltransferase SETDB1-B isoform X2 yields the protein MEVEGWDPSLEEELGVSLDELKKWIEEAVEKSEIVQKKKAQLTELKKWVEQKEKEEAITEVLLKDTNKSLLECEKLVKATYQKSGLVYRESSSDDEGSGGGVLSSEVIEIDDDDDDDVIAVGCLVPPKKPGTPGKDQALKEVSAALQKTSQQVQKLFHTVNKPLSSVSMVRPPGQLPSQSGIQSAVPAVFVSQVPSQSITQPNPNVTEDELRVGMNILGKKRTKTWHKGALVAINPVGNGIFKYKVKFDKGKSLLSGNHVAFEYNPTLESLYVGARVVAKYKDGNLVWLYAGIVAEMPNNKNQRRFLIFFDDGYASYVNLPDLYPVCRPLKRTWEDIEDASCRDFIEEYITAYPSRPMVLLKVNQIIKTEWEGTWWKSKVEDVDGSLVKILFLDDKRSEWIYRGSTRLEPMFNLKMTTANTQEKKLAGQQRTRPNMGALRSKGPVVQYTSDGHVGASPVKAPQATLSPPSLTPQLQQRPQLPQPQPIQPTQQTQSIQQTQPIQITQTTQQTQPTQPIQPTLQSPHPAQSPRLDNKHQMAKKSTSPFVPGVGGTHASKVMQSLSQNLSIPSAGRTLIAPNTPTPTFAQAFQRQVLSVTPVSPPMIHAVATIPQQPSYRAPTDRIFYMAHTCQPACLNRVRPTKPDLHSGKNPLLTPLLYDFRRMTGRRKVNRKMSFHVIYKAPCGLCLRNMAEIQHYLFQTRCDFIFLEMFCLDPYVLVDRPFQPQRPFYYIPDITGGREDIPLSCVNEIDSTPPPKVDYSKERIPEDGVFINTSADFLVGCECTDGCRDKSKCSCHQLTLQATGCTPGGQINTNAGFSYKRLEECLPTGIYECNKRCKCCASMCTNRLVQHGLQVRLQLFKTQNKGWGIRCLDDVAKGSFVCIYAGKILTDDFADKEGLEMGDEYFANLDHIESVENFKEGYESEAHCSDSEGSGVDVSRIKIQPSALASSNAVGPGKGESKSSAQSPSSSGESNEEDEKDSKSEDESDSSDDTFVKDNYFSSSSVWRSYTTRGQVKGNKEGSQDSKDGLSASVKGTDEQKPPSMPEETGKSKVASWLTSQGLKRDSGDNKSQVKPDTGKKQDVMTLSDSDDVQTISSGSEDKEREKVTPGVTKKQVAVKSTRGIALKTSHGMMVKTGAPGGGGGPGGQGGKAGQHGQTVGGGDNSHRNTRLFFDGEESCYIIDAKLEGNLGRYLNHSCSPNLFVQNVFVDTHDLRFPWVAFFASKRIRAGTELTWDYNYEVGSVEGKVLLCCCGSTECRGRLL from the exons ATGGAGGTGGAGGGTTGGGACCCCAGTCTGGAGGAAGAACTTGGCGTTTCTCTGGACGAGTTGAAGAAGTGGATTGAAGAGGCTGTGGAGAAGAGCGAGATCGTGCAGAAGAAAAAGGCTCAGCTGACAGAGCTGAAAAAATGGGTGGAgcaaaaagagaaggaggaggcaaTAACGGAGGTACTTCTCAAAGACACCAACAA GTCCTTATTGGAGTGTGAGAAGCTGGTGAAGGCGACCTACCAAAAGAGTGGTCTTGTTTATCGGGAGAGCAGCTCAGACGATGAGGGTAGTGGAGGAGGGGTGTTGTCCTCGGAGGTCATTGAAAtagatgatgacgatgatgatgatgtcattgctGTTGGCTGCT TGGTTCCACCAAAGAAACCTGGGACTCCTGGCAAAGATCAGGCG TTAAAAGAGGTGTCTGCAGCTCTACAGAAAACCTCTCAGCAGGTGCAGAAGTTGTTCCATACAGTAAACAAGCCTTTGTCAAGTGTTTCTATGGTGCGACCCCCAGGACAGCTTCCATCCCAGTCAg GTATTCAGAGTGCGGTGCCAGCAGTGTTTGTATCACAGGTTCCATCTCAGTCCATAACCCAGCCCAACCCAAACGTGACAGAGGATGAGCTTCGAGTCGGGATGAACATTCTGGGAAAGAAACGCACCAAGACGTGGCACAAAGGTGCCCTCGTCGCTATCAACCCTGTCG GAAACGGtatatttaagtataaagtcAAGTTTGATAAAGGAAAGAGTCTGCTGTCTGGAAATCATGTGGCTTTCGAATATAACCCTACACTGGAGAGTTTGTATGTCGGAGCCCGTGTAGTCGCCAAGTATAAGGACGGCAACCTAGTGTGGCTTTATGCTGGAATCGTAGCAGAGATGCCCAACAATAAGAACCAAAGGAG gtttttgatattttttgatGATGGCTATGCTTCGTATGTGAATCTACCCGATCTCTACCCTGTCTGTCGACCAT TAAAGCGTACTTGGGAAGACATAGAGGATGCATCGTGTCGAGACTTCATCGAGGAGTACATCACAGCTTATCCCAGCAGGCCGATGGTGCTGTTAAAAGTCAACCAGATCATCAAGACGGAGTGGGAGGGAACCTGGTGGAAGAGTAAAGTGGAGGACGTTGATGGCAGCTTGGTCAAGATCCTCTTCTTG GATGATAAGAGAAGTGAGTGGATCTATAGAGGGTCCACCAGGTTGGAGCCAATGTTCAACCTGAAGATGACCACAGCCAACACTCAGGAGAAGAAGCTGGCAGGCCAGCAGAGGACACGACCCAACATGG GAGCGTTGAGGAGCAAAGGCCCAGTAGTTCAATACACCAGTGACGGACATGTTGGAGCCTCTCCCGTCAAAGCCCCACAGGCCACACTGAGTCCGCCCTCGCTGACACCGCAACTTCAACAGCGTCCACAACTGCCACAGCCCCAGCCAATCCAACCAACCCAACAAACGCAATCAATCCAACAAACGCAACCAATCCAAATAACCCAAACAACCCAACAAACCCAACCAACTCAACCAATCCAACCAACCCTTCAGTCCCCACATCCTGCTCAGTCTCCACGCCTCGA caATAAACATCAGATGGCAAAGAAGAGCACTTCCCCGTTTGTCCCTGGTGTCGGAGGCACACATGCCTCCAAAGTCATGCAGTCGCTTTCCCAGAATCTCAGCATCCCGTCTGC TGGAAGAACACTGATTGCTCCAAATACTCCCACGCCCACATTCGCACAAGCGTTTCAGAGACAAGTGCTATCTGTCACTCCCGTCTCCCCTCCTATGATTCATGCGGTGGCCACTATCCCACAGCAGCCCTCGTATCGTGCCCCGACGGACCGCATCTTCTACATGGCTCACACGTGTCAGCCTGCCTGTCTCAATCGTGTCCGACCAACGAAACCAGACCTGCACAGTGGAAAGAACCCCCTCCTCACACCTTTATTGTATGATTTCAGACGCATGACAGGACGACGCAAAGTCAACCGCAAG ATGTCCTTCCATGTGATCTACAAGGCACCGTGTGGGCTTTGTCTGCGTAACATGGCAGAGATCCAACATTACCTCTTCCAGACACGCTGTGACTTTATATTCTTAGAGATGTTCTGTCTAGACCCCTACGTACTCGTGGACCGTCCCTTCCAGCCACAGAGGCCATTCTATTATATTCCAGACATCACAGGTGGAAGGGAGGACATTCCACTGTCCTGCGTCAATGAAATTGATTCCACTCCGCCTCCTAAAGTAGACTACA GTAAAGAACGTATTCCTGAAGATGGAGTATTTATCAACACCAGTGCAGACTTCCTGGTTGGGTGTGAATGCACCGACGGCTGTCGAGACAA ATCCAAATGCTCTTGCCACCAGCTGACCCTTCAGGCTACAGGTTGTACACCAGGCGGACAGATCAACACAAATGCTGGATTTTCGTACAAACGATTAGAGGAGTGCCTGCCCACAGG GATCTACGAGTGTAATAAGCGGTGCAAATGTTGTGCTTCGATGTGCACTAACCGACTTGTACAGCACGGCCTGCAGGTGCGTCTCCAGCTCTTTAAGACCCAGAACAAAGGCTGGGGCATCCGCTGTCTGGACGATGTGGCCAAGGGTTCTTTTGTCTGCATCTATGCTG GTAAAATCCTGACAGACGACTTTGCAGACAAAGAGGGTCTTGAAATGGGCGATGAGTATTTTGCCAATCTGGATCATATAGAGAGTGTGGAAAACTTTAAGGAGGGCTATGAGAGCGAGGCTCATTGTTCAGACAGCGAGGGAAGCGGTGTGGACGTTTCCAGGATAAAAATCCAGCCATCTGCTTTAGCATCATCCAATGCTGTGGGGCCCGGGAAGGGTGAGTCCAAATCCTCAG CCCAAAGCCCGAGCTCATCAGGAGAAAGCAATGAGGAAGATGAGAAAGACTCAAAGAGTGAAGATGAAAGTGACAGTTCGGACGACACGTTTGTGAAGGACAACTacttcagctccagctctgtgtGGAGGAGTTACACAACACGTGGTCAGGTCAAGGGCAACAAGGAAG GGAGTCAAGACAGTAAAGATGGATTGAGTGCGTCAGTCAAGGGAACCGATGAGCAGAAGCCACCGTCCATGCCCGAGGAGACGGGGAAAAGCAAAGTAGCTTCCTGGCTGACGAGCCAGGGGCTGAAGAGG GACTCTGGAGACAACAAGAG tCAAGTGAAGCCAGACACAGGGAAGAAGCAGGATGTGATGACTCTCTCAGACAGCGATGATGTTCAGACCATCAGCTCTGGATctgaagacaaagagagagaaaaagttaCTCCAG GTGTAACTAAGAAGCAGGTAGCAGTTAAATCCACCCGTGGCATCGCCCTGAAGACCAGCCATGGAATGATGGTGAAAACAGGTGCGCCTGGAGGTGGGGGAGGGCCAGGGGGTCAGGGAGGAAAAGCAGGGCAGCATGGACAGACTGTAGGAGGCGGGGACAacagtcacagaaacacacgcCTGTTCTTTGATGGTGAGGAGTCGTGTTACATCATTGACGCCAAGCTGGAGGGAAACCTCGGCCGATACCTGAAC CACAGCTGTAGTCCAAACCTCTTTGTCCAGAATGTGTTTGTGGACACACATGATTTGCGATTCCCGTGGGTGGCGTTCTTTGCCAGCAA GCGAATCCGGGCCGGGACAGAACTGACCTGGGATTACAACTACGAGGTTGGCAGTGTGGAGGGTAaagttctgctctgctgctgcggATCCACGGAGTGCAGAGGAAGGTTGCTTTAA